In the genome of Streptomyces collinus, one region contains:
- a CDS encoding ABC transporter substrate-binding protein has product MMRRRTTLLTGCTALVLALGATACGGGPVSAGGGDKALSGQSVTVAGVWSGTEQKNFQKVLDAFTEKTGAKTQFTSTGDNVSTVVGSKIEGGNAPDVVMVPQVGVLKQFAQKGWLKPLSKKTEQAVDAGYAPVWKTYGSVDGTLYGLYFKAAHKSTVWYSPEALEQAGVKPPKTYDDMLKAGQTVSDSGLAAFSVAGQDGWTLTDWFENVYLSQAGPEKYDALAAHKLKWTDASVVNALTTLGKLFKDKQLIAGGQKGALNTDFPGSVEKVFGPEPEAGMVYEGDFVAGVAKDQFGKKVGQDANFFPFPAVGGGEAPVVSGGDAAVVLKDGKNQKAAQALLEYLSTPEASAVWAEAGGFLSPNKKVDLASYGDDVTRATAKSLVQAGDSVRFDMSDQAPAAFGGTKGTGEWKLLQDFLRDPSDPKGTAAKLEAAAAKAYQD; this is encoded by the coding sequence ATGATGCGACGACGTACCACCCTGCTCACCGGCTGCACCGCCCTCGTCCTGGCGCTCGGCGCGACCGCCTGCGGCGGCGGACCCGTCTCGGCCGGCGGCGGCGACAAGGCGCTCAGCGGCCAGTCGGTCACCGTGGCCGGCGTCTGGTCCGGCACCGAGCAGAAGAACTTCCAGAAGGTGCTCGACGCCTTCACCGAGAAGACCGGCGCCAAGACGCAGTTCACGTCCACCGGCGACAACGTCTCCACCGTCGTCGGCAGCAAGATCGAGGGCGGCAACGCCCCCGACGTCGTGATGGTCCCGCAGGTCGGCGTGCTCAAGCAGTTCGCGCAGAAGGGCTGGCTCAAGCCGCTGTCGAAGAAGACCGAGCAGGCCGTGGACGCCGGGTACGCCCCCGTGTGGAAGACGTACGGCAGCGTCGACGGCACCCTCTACGGCCTGTACTTCAAGGCCGCCCACAAGTCGACCGTCTGGTACAGCCCCGAGGCCCTCGAACAGGCCGGCGTGAAGCCCCCGAAGACCTACGACGACATGCTGAAGGCCGGGCAGACCGTGTCCGACTCCGGCCTCGCCGCGTTCTCCGTCGCCGGACAGGACGGCTGGACCCTCACCGACTGGTTCGAGAACGTCTACCTCTCCCAGGCCGGACCCGAGAAGTACGACGCCCTCGCCGCCCACAAGTTGAAGTGGACCGACGCGTCCGTCGTCAACGCCCTCACCACCCTCGGCAAGCTCTTCAAGGACAAGCAGCTCATCGCCGGCGGCCAGAAGGGCGCCCTGAACACCGACTTCCCCGGCTCGGTGGAGAAGGTGTTCGGCCCCGAGCCCGAGGCCGGCATGGTCTACGAGGGCGACTTCGTCGCCGGTGTCGCCAAGGACCAGTTCGGCAAGAAGGTCGGCCAGGACGCGAACTTCTTCCCGTTCCCGGCGGTCGGCGGCGGTGAGGCACCGGTCGTCAGCGGCGGAGACGCCGCCGTCGTCCTCAAGGACGGCAAGAACCAGAAGGCAGCCCAGGCCCTCCTGGAGTACCTCTCGACGCCCGAGGCCTCCGCGGTGTGGGCCGAGGCCGGCGGCTTCCTCTCCCCGAACAAGAAGGTCGACCTCGCCTCCTACGGCGACGACGTCACCCGCGCCACCGCCAAGTCCCTCGTCCAGGCCGGGGACTCGGTCCGCTTCGACATGTCCGACCAGGCCCCGGCCGCGTTCGGCGGCACGAAGGGCACCGGCGAGTGGAAGCTCCTCCAGGACTTCCTGCGCGACCCGTCCGACCCGAAGGGCACCGCGGCGAAGCTGGAGGCCGCGGCGGCCAAGGCGTACCAGGACTGA
- a CDS encoding glycoside hydrolase family 13 protein, with protein MHNRCPSQRQVDGLNRHHWWRDAVIYQVYVRSFLDSTGDGIGDLAGVRAGLPYLKKLGVDGIWLSPFYPSPQHDHGYDVADYCDVDPLFGDLGEFDQLVGAARRLGVKVLLDIVPNHCSSEHPWFREALAAAPGSPARARFHFADGRGPDGSEPPNNWHSMFGGPAWSRVTEPDGTPGQWYLHMFAPEQPDWNWRNPEIGAEFDRVLRFWLDRGIDGFRIDVAAGLYKHPELPDSDDPEADARTRDSVNPLAWNQPEVHDVWRRWRSICEEYTERDGCERLLVGEVSVPTAREHAQYVRPDELHQAFFFDLLSASWDADAFQKVISEAMDDIAGTGSTVTWVLNNHDQVRTVTRYGEPATEGSGLGAARARAAALLMLALPGAAYIYQGEELGLPEVVDLPDDVLTDPIFRRTGSRARIRDGCRVPLPWSGQASPFGFTPGVESAKPWLPQPEYFAEYATDRALADTRSFWHLYRDGLQLRAALPQLGEGTLRWLDTQPGVLAFERGDLVCAVNFGTAPTPAPVPGTPLLASGPCPSGVLSGSTAAWWIRS; from the coding sequence ATGCATAACCGCTGCCCTTCTCAGAGACAGGTCGATGGGTTGAACAGGCACCATTGGTGGCGTGACGCAGTGATCTATCAGGTCTACGTCCGCAGCTTCCTCGACAGCACCGGCGACGGCATCGGCGATCTCGCCGGCGTCCGGGCCGGACTGCCGTACCTCAAGAAGCTCGGCGTCGACGGGATCTGGCTGAGCCCCTTCTATCCCTCGCCGCAGCACGACCACGGCTACGACGTTGCCGACTACTGCGACGTCGACCCGCTCTTCGGCGACCTCGGCGAGTTCGACCAGCTGGTGGGGGCCGCACGGCGGCTCGGCGTCAAGGTGCTGCTCGACATCGTCCCGAACCACTGCTCCAGCGAGCACCCCTGGTTCCGTGAGGCGCTCGCAGCGGCTCCCGGGAGCCCGGCCCGGGCCCGTTTCCACTTCGCCGACGGCCGCGGCCCCGACGGGTCCGAGCCGCCCAACAACTGGCACTCCATGTTCGGCGGCCCCGCCTGGAGCCGGGTGACCGAGCCGGACGGGACGCCCGGCCAGTGGTACCTGCACATGTTCGCGCCCGAGCAGCCCGACTGGAACTGGCGCAATCCCGAGATCGGCGCCGAGTTCGACCGGGTCCTGCGGTTCTGGCTGGACCGGGGCATCGACGGCTTCCGCATCGACGTCGCCGCCGGCCTCTACAAGCACCCGGAGCTGCCCGACTCGGACGACCCCGAGGCCGACGCCCGCACCCGCGACTCGGTCAACCCGCTCGCCTGGAACCAGCCCGAGGTGCACGACGTGTGGCGGCGCTGGCGCTCCATATGCGAGGAGTACACCGAGCGCGACGGCTGCGAACGCCTCCTCGTCGGTGAGGTGTCCGTCCCGACCGCCCGCGAGCACGCGCAGTACGTCCGCCCCGACGAGCTGCACCAGGCCTTCTTCTTCGACCTGCTCAGCGCCTCCTGGGACGCCGACGCCTTCCAGAAGGTCATCTCCGAGGCCATGGACGACATCGCCGGCACCGGCTCGACGGTCACCTGGGTCCTCAACAACCACGACCAGGTCCGCACCGTCACCCGCTACGGCGAACCCGCCACCGAGGGCAGCGGCCTCGGCGCCGCCCGTGCCCGCGCCGCCGCGCTGCTCATGCTGGCCCTGCCCGGCGCCGCGTACATCTACCAGGGCGAGGAGCTGGGGCTGCCGGAGGTCGTGGACCTGCCCGACGACGTGCTCACCGACCCGATCTTCCGCCGCACCGGCAGCAGGGCCCGTATCCGCGACGGCTGCCGGGTCCCGCTGCCCTGGTCGGGTCAGGCCTCGCCGTTCGGCTTCACCCCGGGCGTCGAGAGCGCCAAGCCGTGGCTGCCGCAGCCTGAGTACTTCGCCGAGTACGCCACCGACCGCGCCCTCGCCGACACCCGCTCCTTCTGGCACCTGTACCGGGACGGCCTCCAACTGCGCGCCGCTCTGCCCCAGTTGGGCGAGGGCACGCTGCGCTGGCTGGACACCCAGCCCGGCGTCCTGGCCTTCGAACGCGGCGACCTGGTGTGCGCCGTCAACTTCGGCACGGCCCCCACCCCCGCGCCGGTCCCCGGCACCCCTCTGCTCGCCAGCGGCCCCTGCCCGTCCGGAGTGCTCTCCGGCTCGACGGCCGCCTGGTGGATCCGTTCCTGA
- a CDS encoding ABC transporter substrate-binding protein, with amino-acid sequence MRWIHAAGRGLLVLVVVLTGYVAAGAQAGEPPEGGRGPLTLATAGDLTGYLGPLLEGWNRTHPGEKVTLVELPDSADETQAQMVTDLRDGDRSRFDVLNIDVNWTPEFAAAGWIRPLPRDRFPLKTFLQPVVDTATYDGQLYAVPYVTNAGLLLYRKDVLAEEGVAPPRTWAELERYAKTIAPKHGLDGYAGQFLPYEGLTVNAAEAVYSAGGSILGDEGERVTVDSAAAREGIGFLARGVREGWIPREALTYKEEESKQAFQDGRLLFLRNWPYAYVGASAPGSKVAGKIGAVPLPGPDGPGTSVLGGSNLAVSAHARHPDSAARLIAYLTSERVQRQVLTRGALPPVRADLYQDPALIRRFPYLPTLRTSVLAAEPRPKSPRYDQVSLVVQAVVHDAMAGQQAPAAAVRRLARELAAVSHR; translated from the coding sequence ATGCGGTGGATCCATGCCGCGGGTAGGGGCCTTCTCGTTCTCGTCGTGGTCCTGACAGGCTACGTTGCCGCCGGAGCGCAGGCGGGCGAGCCCCCCGAGGGCGGTCGCGGCCCCCTCACCCTGGCCACCGCCGGAGACCTCACCGGCTACCTCGGCCCCCTGCTGGAGGGCTGGAATCGTACCCACCCCGGCGAGAAGGTCACCCTCGTCGAACTGCCGGACTCGGCCGACGAGACCCAGGCCCAGATGGTCACCGACCTGCGCGACGGCGACCGCAGCCGGTTCGACGTGCTCAACATCGACGTCAACTGGACCCCTGAGTTCGCCGCGGCGGGCTGGATCAGGCCCCTCCCGCGGGACCGCTTCCCTTTGAAGACCTTCCTCCAGCCGGTCGTGGACACGGCGACCTACGACGGACAGCTCTACGCCGTCCCGTACGTCACCAACGCCGGCCTGCTCCTGTACCGCAAGGACGTCCTCGCCGAGGAGGGCGTCGCGCCACCGCGCACCTGGGCGGAGCTGGAGCGGTACGCGAAGACCATCGCCCCGAAGCACGGCCTCGACGGCTACGCCGGACAGTTCCTGCCCTACGAGGGCCTCACCGTGAACGCGGCCGAGGCCGTCTACTCGGCGGGCGGGTCGATCCTCGGCGACGAGGGCGAGCGCGTCACCGTCGACTCGGCGGCCGCCCGTGAGGGCATCGGGTTCCTGGCGCGCGGGGTGCGCGAGGGGTGGATCCCCAGGGAGGCGCTGACCTACAAGGAGGAGGAGTCCAAACAGGCCTTCCAGGACGGCCGGCTGCTCTTCCTGCGCAACTGGCCGTACGCCTACGTCGGCGCCTCCGCCCCCGGTTCGAAGGTCGCCGGGAAGATCGGCGCCGTCCCCCTGCCCGGACCCGACGGGCCGGGAACCAGCGTCCTGGGCGGCTCCAACCTGGCCGTCAGCGCCCACGCGCGGCACCCCGACTCGGCGGCCCGCCTGATCGCGTACCTCACCAGTGAGCGCGTCCAGCGTCAGGTCCTCACCCGTGGCGCACTGCCGCCCGTCCGGGCCGATCTCTACCAGGACCCGGCTCTCATCCGCAGGTTCCCGTACCTGCCGACCCTGCGGACGAGTGTGCTCGCGGCCGAGCCGCGCCCCAAGAGCCCGCGGTACGACCAGGTCAGCCTCGTCGTGCAGGCGGTCGTGCACGACGCCATGGCCGGGCAGCAGGCGCCCGCGGCGGCGGTGCGGCGGCTGGCGCGAGAGCTCGCGGCCGTCTCGCACCGCTGA
- a CDS encoding PadR family transcriptional regulator yields MRLPLLALLARGPAHGYELKQDLEQLLGSAYPQPNVGQIYVTLGRLEKSGLIEGEDVTQSSRPNKKVYHLTDAGREALRAWFEEPEDEPRVRDEFFMKLALAPQTGLAEQITLINQQRRQYLNTMRQLSKLAAAENRDNRIAHLLIEGAMLHLQADLDWLERCQEELEELE; encoded by the coding sequence GTGCGCCTGCCCCTCCTGGCCCTCCTCGCCCGCGGACCCGCCCACGGCTACGAGCTCAAGCAGGACCTTGAGCAACTGCTGGGCTCCGCGTACCCTCAGCCGAACGTCGGCCAGATCTATGTGACCCTCGGCCGCCTCGAGAAGTCGGGATTGATCGAGGGCGAGGACGTAACGCAGTCCAGCCGGCCCAACAAAAAGGTCTACCACCTCACCGACGCCGGGCGGGAGGCGCTGCGCGCCTGGTTCGAGGAGCCCGAGGACGAGCCCCGGGTGCGGGACGAGTTCTTCATGAAACTGGCGCTCGCTCCGCAGACCGGCCTCGCCGAGCAGATCACCCTGATCAACCAGCAGCGCCGCCAGTACCTGAACACCATGCGGCAGCTGTCGAAGCTGGCCGCCGCAGAGAACCGCGACAACCGCATCGCCCATCTGCTGATCGAGGGCGCGATGCTGCACCTGCAGGCCGACCTCGACTGGTTGGAACGGTGCCAGGAAGAGCTGGAGGAGCTGGAGTGA
- a CDS encoding ABC transporter ATP-binding protein: protein MSDDRPAPVLRAEGLVKTHHGEGAPARAVRGVDLCVRPGEFVAITGPSGAGKSTLLHLLGGLQRPDAGSIWLDGESTDTYGEARWAVERRKRIGIVFQFFNLVSNLSVADNVELPALLAGTSPKQARAEREALLAELGLTGKERSMPGELSGGEQQRVALARALVNHPPLLLADEPAGSLDSKGTREVMRLLSRFHQRGQTIVLVTHDARLASAADRVISFFDGRIADDAELDGGTTPPRRSGISGVLELKD, encoded by the coding sequence GTGAGCGACGACCGTCCCGCTCCTGTGCTGCGTGCCGAGGGGCTGGTGAAGACCCACCACGGCGAGGGCGCGCCCGCCCGTGCCGTGCGCGGGGTCGACCTGTGCGTCCGCCCCGGCGAGTTCGTGGCGATCACCGGCCCGTCCGGCGCCGGCAAGTCGACGCTGCTGCATCTGCTCGGCGGCCTCCAGCGGCCGGACGCGGGCAGCATCTGGCTCGACGGCGAGTCCACCGACACCTACGGCGAGGCCCGCTGGGCGGTGGAGCGCCGCAAGCGGATCGGGATCGTCTTCCAGTTCTTCAACCTCGTCTCGAACCTGTCCGTCGCCGACAACGTGGAACTGCCCGCCCTGCTCGCGGGCACCTCGCCGAAGCAGGCGCGCGCCGAGCGCGAGGCGCTGCTGGCCGAGCTGGGCCTGACGGGCAAGGAGCGCAGCATGCCGGGCGAGCTGTCCGGCGGTGAGCAGCAGCGCGTCGCCCTGGCCCGGGCCCTGGTCAACCATCCGCCGCTGCTGCTGGCCGACGAGCCGGCGGGCAGCCTCGACAGCAAGGGCACCCGCGAGGTGATGCGGCTGCTGTCCCGCTTCCACCAGCGCGGCCAGACGATCGTGCTGGTCACCCATGACGCCCGGCTGGCGAGCGCCGCGGACCGGGTGATCAGCTTCTTCGACGGCCGCATCGCCGACGACGCGGAACTCGACGGCGGCACCACCCCGCCGCGCCGCTCCGGGATATCCGGTGTGCTGGAGCTCAAGGACTGA